The following proteins come from a genomic window of Heyndrickxia acidicola:
- a CDS encoding acyl-CoA dehydrogenase family protein: MNFFQEDPHFQSVIEKYLQGEFLHWANKELDEFGELCATKVDERARHTDREGQPKLIKYDRFGEDVSEVWMNEGYKQTVEDIYNRGIVGYVHKEIPALKQKGNYMYSFAQGYLLSQAEAGFHCPVTLTAATAYLLDKYGSDDLKKRFLSHVISTGEVERYEGATFLTERQGGSDVGANETKAVFDGEHYRLYGEKYFASNAGACGVAAVLARREGAPKGTKGLSLFLVPWRLEDGSLNGIQIRRLKDKLGVRAVPSGEVVFDGAKAYVIGDASKGFYYMMEALNLSRVCNAVASIGIMRRALSEAKKYCFHRYTFGAQLTAFPMVRETLTKMTLKQEIETSAVFQLIALFDKISAENGISTEEEKAMNRLLIALLKMETAEQAIHFSHEAIELHGGNGYIEDFVTPRLLRDAQVLTVWEGTANILGLEVLRLMKKYNGHELFIKEVRKRISAMPRFLQDAGAPVTAGLIHLEKICKYVMSANEEAQAYHCKRIARMMIKIFESTIALENAIKGGSREKLAAELFVKMEWADPNSVDENLDFAASFEEIVLYKKQQEKVEQI, encoded by the coding sequence ATGAATTTTTTTCAGGAGGATCCACATTTTCAATCAGTAATCGAAAAGTATTTGCAAGGGGAGTTTCTGCATTGGGCAAATAAAGAACTGGATGAGTTTGGGGAACTGTGTGCCACTAAAGTAGATGAACGAGCCAGGCATACAGATAGGGAAGGCCAGCCGAAGCTGATAAAGTATGACCGATTTGGAGAGGATGTCTCTGAGGTTTGGATGAATGAAGGATATAAACAAACTGTTGAGGACATATACAATCGCGGAATTGTCGGGTATGTTCATAAAGAAATTCCAGCTTTGAAACAAAAAGGAAATTATATGTACTCATTTGCACAAGGCTATTTATTATCGCAGGCAGAAGCTGGTTTCCATTGCCCGGTAACCCTCACCGCTGCTACCGCCTACCTGCTTGATAAATACGGAAGCGATGATCTGAAGAAAAGATTTCTTTCACACGTCATCTCAACAGGAGAAGTTGAAAGATATGAGGGTGCCACTTTTTTGACAGAAAGACAGGGTGGTTCTGATGTGGGTGCTAATGAAACAAAAGCCGTTTTTGATGGGGAGCACTATCGGCTTTATGGAGAAAAGTATTTCGCTTCCAATGCGGGGGCATGCGGAGTAGCAGCCGTTTTGGCAAGGCGGGAAGGGGCACCGAAAGGAACAAAAGGGCTTAGTTTATTTCTCGTTCCCTGGAGGCTTGAAGATGGAAGCTTAAATGGTATTCAGATAAGGCGATTGAAGGATAAGCTGGGAGTGAGAGCTGTACCGTCCGGTGAAGTTGTTTTTGATGGGGCTAAAGCCTATGTTATTGGGGATGCCTCTAAGGGTTTCTATTATATGATGGAAGCCCTGAACCTATCGAGAGTTTGCAATGCAGTAGCATCAATTGGCATCATGAGAAGGGCACTTTCAGAAGCCAAAAAATATTGCTTTCATCGATATACCTTTGGAGCACAGCTTACAGCCTTTCCTATGGTCCGGGAAACCCTTACTAAGATGACGTTGAAACAGGAAATAGAAACGAGTGCAGTTTTTCAGCTAATTGCACTTTTTGATAAAATTTCAGCGGAAAATGGCATCTCTACAGAAGAGGAAAAAGCGATGAACCGGCTTTTAATTGCATTGTTAAAAATGGAAACTGCTGAGCAGGCGATTCATTTTTCCCATGAGGCGATTGAACTTCACGGAGGGAATGGATATATTGAGGATTTTGTGACACCCCGGCTTTTACGTGATGCCCAGGTACTAACCGTTTGGGAAGGAACAGCTAATATATTAGGATTAGAAGTTTTAAGGCTGATGAAAAAATACAATGGGCATGAGCTCTTTATCAAGGAAGTGAGGAAACGAATTTCTGCAATGCCAAGATTTCTTCAGGATGCAGGTGCTCCTGTAACAGCCGGTCTAATCCACCTGGAAAAGATATGTAAGTATGTCATGTCTGCCAATGAAGAAGCGCAAGCCTATCATTGTAAAAGAATAGCCAGAATGATGATAAAGATCTTTGAAAGTACGATTGCCTTGGAAAATGCAATCAAAGGCGGCAGCAGGGAAAAACTCGCAGCTGAGCTGTTTGTTAAAATGGAATGGGCTGATCCCAACTCCGTTGATGAGAATTTGGACTTTGCTGCATCCTTTGAAGAAATTGTGCTGTATAAAAAGCAGCAAGAAAAAGTGGAGCAAATATAG
- a CDS encoding class I adenylate-forming enzyme family protein yields the protein MNISGLLEQNARKYGGHEAIVDGTQRISYKELDFQVNRLSFSLMENGFKKGDRAIIFMPNTASFIIAYFACIRAGGIVVPLNAKLTKREFEEILQHSGAAAVFSHETLWHGIKDVNSADLRLKIKTGQHAEGWSSIEDLTSGDVNRDVFCSLKEDDDAALLYTSGTTGKPKGVLLTHRNVLNAAMMMCLEVSFKPESRILHMMPLSHSAPLNLFLAAGTLVGAAHIVCPAFHPEEFLHLVENEKITHFFGAPIAYLLAAKSQSILNCNLSSIQYWVYGGAPLSRKEVEYLKGQFRTENFVCVYGLTEAGPSGTLLTAEEHRSKPGSIGRRAAFGTEIRLVDENGFDVREGEIGEIVLSGESIMKGYFTEEEKTKDIIRNGWLLTGDLARRDQDGYYWIVDRKKDMIITGGVNVYPKEIEDLLVQHPDISEAAIVGVPHPEWGETVKAFIVTKKPIKDLEEECKRFLSDELAAYKIPKLYEAIDQLPRNAAGKILKQQLKKGNITIVQ from the coding sequence ATGAATATTTCAGGACTGCTGGAACAAAATGCAAGAAAGTATGGGGGGCATGAAGCCATTGTGGATGGAACTCAGCGGATCAGCTACAAGGAACTGGATTTTCAGGTAAATCGTTTAAGCTTTTCACTGATGGAAAATGGCTTTAAAAAGGGGGATAGGGCTATTATTTTTATGCCAAATACCGCCTCTTTTATCATCGCTTATTTTGCCTGCATCCGTGCCGGAGGAATCGTGGTCCCGCTCAATGCAAAATTGACAAAGCGGGAATTTGAAGAAATTCTACAGCATAGTGGAGCAGCAGCAGTATTCTCTCATGAGACGTTATGGCATGGCATAAAGGATGTAAATTCGGCAGACCTGCGCCTAAAGATAAAAACGGGACAGCATGCAGAGGGGTGGTCAAGCATAGAGGATCTTACATCAGGTGATGTGAACCGTGATGTATTTTGCAGCCTGAAAGAAGATGATGATGCGGCACTTCTTTATACATCAGGCACTACCGGTAAGCCAAAAGGGGTCTTACTTACGCACCGGAATGTTCTAAATGCAGCGATGATGATGTGTCTTGAAGTATCATTTAAGCCGGAAAGCCGGATTCTCCATATGATGCCTTTAAGCCATTCGGCTCCATTGAATTTGTTTTTGGCGGCGGGCACTCTTGTCGGTGCTGCGCATATTGTATGCCCTGCCTTTCATCCTGAAGAGTTTCTTCATTTAGTTGAAAACGAAAAGATTACACATTTTTTCGGAGCACCTATTGCTTATTTGCTTGCTGCAAAGTCCCAATCTATTTTGAACTGCAATCTTTCTTCTATACAATATTGGGTTTACGGGGGCGCGCCTCTTTCAAGAAAAGAGGTAGAGTATTTAAAAGGACAATTTAGGACTGAAAATTTTGTTTGTGTTTACGGTTTAACGGAAGCAGGACCCAGTGGGACATTATTAACAGCTGAAGAACATCGATCGAAGCCTGGAAGTATCGGAAGGAGGGCAGCCTTTGGGACAGAAATTCGTCTGGTTGATGAGAATGGATTTGATGTACGTGAGGGTGAAATAGGTGAAATCGTTTTGTCAGGCGAGTCCATTATGAAAGGGTATTTTACAGAAGAAGAAAAGACCAAAGACATAATCCGCAATGGCTGGCTTTTGACAGGGGATTTGGCAAGACGGGATCAGGATGGCTACTACTGGATTGTAGACCGCAAGAAAGACATGATTATAACCGGCGGAGTAAACGTATATCCAAAGGAAATAGAAGATTTATTGGTACAACATCCTGATATCAGTGAAGCGGCAATTGTAGGGGTTCCACATCCTGAATGGGGTGAAACGGTAAAGGCATTCATCGTCACTAAAAAGCCAATCAAGGATCTCGAAGAGGAATGTAAGCGATTTCTATCTGATGAGCTCGCTGCTTATAAAATTCCAAAACTTTATGAAGCTATCGATCAGCTGCCAAGAAATGCAGCAGGAAAAATTCTCAAGCAGCAGTTGAAGAAAGGGAACATCACTATAGTGCAGTAA
- a CDS encoding MerR family transcriptional regulator, which translates to MISISNLSKEFGVSTRTLRYYEELGLLKPGRDEWGRRCYTRKDHAKLKLIFRGKRLGFTLVEIKEMIGLFDKDRTGIKQLEKAIEYGEHKIIEVNEQIRELEALREDTLQYLEEFKVRLLLLRGE; encoded by the coding sequence GTGATATCGATTTCGAACCTGTCAAAAGAGTTTGGAGTATCGACAAGGACCTTGCGTTACTATGAAGAATTAGGGCTTTTGAAACCAGGACGGGATGAATGGGGAAGAAGGTGCTACACAAGAAAAGACCATGCCAAATTAAAGCTGATCTTTCGAGGGAAAAGGCTGGGTTTTACCTTGGTGGAAATCAAAGAAATGATTGGGCTCTTTGATAAGGACCGCACGGGTATTAAACAGCTCGAGAAGGCGATAGAATATGGAGAACACAAGATAATAGAGGTAAATGAGCAGATAAGGGAGCTTGAGGCGCTGCGTGAGGATACACTTCAATATTTGGAAGAGTTCAAAGTGAGATTGTTACTGCTTAGGGGGGAATGA
- a CDS encoding aminopeptidase gives MTTFQENLEKYAELAVKVGVNIQEGQKLVVNTTLDAVEFVRLVVKKAYEAGARDVIVNWSDDQVSRIKYEKAPEDTFKEYPKHRAAETIDLGENGAAFMSIVSSSPDLLKGVDSERIANFQKAAGQALEQHRQFIQSDKVSWTVVAAPSPAWAQKVFPEASQEEAVEKLWNAIFKATRADKADPVQAWKEHDETLHEKVDYLNEKRYKKLHYTAPGTDLTIELPEGHLWVGAGSVNENGHEFMANMPTEEVFTVPHKDGVNGYVSSTKPLSYGGNIIDEFTVTFENGRIVNVKAEQGEEILKKLVDTDDGSHYLGEVALVPYNSPISQSNILFFNTLFDENASNHLAIGSAYAFCIEGGKKMSREELQKHGLNQSITHVDFMIGSAEMNIDGIKEDGTSEPVFRNGDWAF, from the coding sequence ATGACGACCTTTCAAGAAAACCTTGAAAAATATGCCGAGCTGGCTGTAAAAGTCGGCGTGAATATTCAAGAAGGACAAAAGCTTGTTGTCAATACTACTTTAGATGCTGTAGAATTTGTTCGCTTAGTTGTTAAAAAGGCTTATGAAGCCGGCGCCCGCGATGTCATTGTGAACTGGAGCGATGACCAGGTTTCCCGCATTAAATACGAAAAGGCTCCTGAAGACACGTTCAAGGAGTATCCAAAGCACCGTGCAGCTGAAACCATTGATCTGGGCGAAAACGGAGCTGCCTTTATGTCGATTGTTTCCTCAAGCCCTGACCTGCTTAAAGGCGTGGATTCTGAACGAATTGCCAATTTCCAGAAGGCGGCAGGACAAGCACTGGAACAGCATCGTCAATTTATTCAATCCGATAAAGTCAGCTGGACTGTTGTAGCTGCACCTTCACCGGCTTGGGCTCAAAAGGTTTTCCCTGAAGCAAGCCAGGAGGAAGCTGTAGAAAAGCTTTGGAATGCGATTTTTAAAGCGACACGCGCTGATAAAGCAGATCCTGTTCAAGCCTGGAAAGAACATGATGAAACCCTTCATGAGAAAGTCGACTATTTAAATGAAAAACGTTATAAAAAACTGCACTATACAGCACCTGGAACTGACTTAACCATTGAATTGCCTGAGGGCCACCTTTGGGTAGGTGCTGGAAGTGTAAACGAAAATGGCCATGAGTTTATGGCAAATATGCCGACGGAAGAGGTATTTACAGTACCTCATAAAGACGGAGTGAATGGTTATGTTTCCAGTACGAAGCCTTTAAGCTATGGCGGCAATATCATTGATGAATTCACAGTAACCTTTGAAAATGGACGAATCGTGAATGTAAAAGCAGAGCAAGGAGAAGAAATTCTTAAAAAACTAGTGGATACAGATGATGGCTCACACTACCTTGGAGAGGTAGCACTTGTGCCTTATAACTCTCCTATTTCACAATCTAATATCTTGTTCTTTAATACTCTTTTCGATGAGAATGCATCCAATCACCTTGCAATAGGGAGTGCCTATGCTTTCTGTATAGAAGGCGGCAAAAAAATGTCCAGAGAAGAGCTGCAAAAGCATGGCTTAAACCAAAGTATTACCCATGTTGATTTTATGATTGGTTCTGCTGAAATGAATATCGATGGCATTAAAGAAGACGGAACTTCTGAACCAGTATTCAGAAATGGCGATTGGGCTTTTTAA
- a CDS encoding MDR family MFS transporter translates to MRIRDWDRNLKVRLFGESLMNLTFWMFFPFLTIYFTEAFGKTAAGVLLITSQVFSVFANLLGGFYADRYGRKKMMVISSIGQGAAFLIFGFSNSPWLHSATVGFICFTVASIFGSFYYPASQAMVADVVNEKDRSHVFAVFYTSVNISVVVGPILGSIFFTYYRFQLLTVTGIICIFLGFLLFKFTRETAPEFRAVSPATRQHWTDVLKKQFHSYGIILKDRIFTLFIFGGVLVAMTFMQLDLILPVFTKEEVDAASLIDLGSVHLSLTGQQLFGFILSENGLLVALFTVIITRWAAKFPEKRIFILSSLSYAVSIYLFGELKTGWGLIFAMIIFSFGELVVTGIQQTFVSHLSPEHMRGQYFAASSLRYTIGRTIAPISIPLASWIGYQGTFLILALLAAASACVYLLMFKKLDLRKRSLQ, encoded by the coding sequence ATGAGAATACGCGATTGGGATCGAAATTTAAAAGTTAGACTGTTTGGTGAATCATTAATGAACCTCACCTTTTGGATGTTTTTCCCTTTTTTAACCATTTATTTTACTGAAGCCTTTGGTAAAACTGCAGCAGGGGTTTTATTAATAACTTCACAAGTTTTTTCTGTTTTCGCCAATTTGCTTGGGGGTTTTTATGCAGATCGCTATGGCCGCAAAAAAATGATGGTTATATCTTCTATAGGGCAAGGAGCCGCTTTTCTTATATTTGGCTTCTCAAATTCTCCGTGGCTACACTCAGCCACAGTAGGATTTATTTGTTTCACCGTTGCCAGTATATTTGGTTCCTTTTATTACCCTGCGAGCCAGGCTATGGTAGCAGATGTGGTCAACGAAAAAGATAGAAGCCATGTGTTTGCCGTCTTTTACACATCAGTAAACATCTCGGTTGTAGTAGGTCCTATACTCGGAAGTATTTTCTTTACCTATTACAGATTTCAATTATTAACAGTAACAGGAATAATTTGTATCTTTTTGGGGTTTTTGCTTTTTAAATTCACACGTGAAACGGCCCCTGAATTCCGAGCAGTCAGTCCTGCTACCCGTCAGCACTGGACGGATGTTTTAAAAAAACAGTTTCATTCCTATGGCATTATTTTAAAGGACCGCATATTTACACTGTTTATTTTTGGCGGAGTCTTGGTCGCTATGACATTTATGCAGCTTGACCTCATACTCCCTGTATTTACAAAAGAAGAAGTAGATGCAGCTTCTTTAATCGACCTTGGGTCTGTTCACTTATCACTGACTGGACAACAGCTTTTTGGATTTATCCTTTCAGAAAACGGTCTTCTTGTTGCACTCTTTACGGTTATCATCACTCGTTGGGCTGCAAAGTTTCCGGAAAAACGGATTTTCATCCTTTCCTCATTGTCCTATGCTGTTTCGATTTATCTTTTCGGAGAGCTTAAAACCGGATGGGGACTTATTTTTGCTATGATTATTTTTTCTTTTGGAGAACTCGTTGTAACAGGCATTCAGCAAACATTTGTGTCACACTTGTCTCCAGAACATATGAGAGGCCAATATTTTGCAGCCTCCAGTCTTCGGTATACCATTGGAAGAACCATTGCACCTATTTCCATTCCGCTTGCGTCCTGGATCGGCTATCAGGGAACATTCCTTATCCTTGCTTTGCTTGCCGCGGCGAGTGCCTGTGTGTATCTTCTCATGTTCAAAAAGCTTGATCTAAGAAAAAGAAGCCTTCAGTAA
- a CDS encoding TraR/DksA C4-type zinc finger protein: MLTEEQLSTFRTQLQELKSGIEHQEKQNDQYGMEDEFPYSSTSELSAYDNHPGDLGTELFEREKDIALRQHSDVELQNIEQALKAIDEGTYGKCKECGQEIPFERLEAIPYTLYCKEHSPEQTVSHDRPIEEEVLTPPFGKFVFENNRKESVAYDAEDTWQSVAKYGTSESPSDFIEPKENYNEMYIDADENEGYVEDFENFTGNDMSGKNIQVYRNDEFKDYEHTLNEKNIMTQFGDLPASEHDSYVEDNNREEKNEKSRKK, from the coding sequence ATGCTAACAGAAGAACAACTATCAACATTTCGTACTCAGCTTCAAGAGCTAAAGAGTGGAATAGAGCACCAGGAGAAGCAAAATGATCAATACGGTATGGAGGATGAATTCCCTTATTCATCTACAAGCGAATTATCCGCTTATGACAATCATCCCGGAGATCTTGGGACAGAACTATTTGAACGGGAAAAAGATATTGCTTTGCGGCAGCATAGCGACGTTGAATTGCAAAATATTGAGCAAGCCTTAAAAGCCATTGATGAAGGAACCTATGGAAAATGCAAGGAGTGCGGACAAGAAATCCCTTTTGAAAGGCTGGAAGCAATTCCTTATACATTGTACTGCAAGGAACATAGCCCTGAGCAAACCGTTTCACATGATCGCCCGATAGAAGAAGAGGTTTTAACGCCTCCTTTCGGTAAATTTGTTTTTGAAAATAACCGAAAAGAATCAGTAGCGTATGATGCAGAGGACACCTGGCAATCTGTGGCTAAATACGGAACATCAGAGTCTCCATCTGATTTTATTGAGCCTAAGGAAAATTATAATGAAATGTATATTGATGCGGATGAGAATGAAGGCTATGTAGAGGATTTTGAAAACTTTACTGGGAATGACATGTCAGGTAAAAATATTCAAGTATATAGGAATGATGAATTCAAGGATTATGAGCATACCTTAAATGAAAAAAACATCATGACACAATTTGGCGATCTTCCTGCCTCTGAACATGATTCTTATGTAGAAGACAATAACAGGGAAGAAAAAAATGAAAAGAGCCGTAAAAAATAA
- the hutH gene encoding histidine ammonia-lyase, whose product MIELTGDTLTLQEAKDIIYNHAAVRPSAVSMEKVKKSREAVERIVKEKRVVYGITTGFGKFSDVWIDTENVEELQLNLIHSHACGVGESFPEKVSRGMLLLRANALLKGFSGVRPVIIERLLDMVNAGIHPVVPQQGSLGASGDLAPLSHLVLGLLGEGEVFYKGNKVDAAYAFSQEGLEPVTLQAKEGLALINGTQAMTAMGVVNYLEAEQLAKQSEWIAATTIEGLRGIIDAFDEDVHVARGYQQQVDVAKRMSHYLSGSKLTTKQGELRVQDAYSLRCIPQVHGASWQALDYVKEKLLIEMNAATDNPLIFDDGEKVISGGNFHGQPIAFAMDFMKIAIAELANISERRIERLVNPQLNDLPAFLSPQPGLQSGAMIMQYAAASLVSENKTLAHPASVDSIPSSANQEDHVSMGTIAARHAYQILQNARRVLAIEWICAMQAVEHRGLDKMAEATRSFFNLGRQVVPAIDKDRVFSKDIEAAAKWMEDDLLSEAHS is encoded by the coding sequence ATGATTGAATTAACAGGAGATACATTGACCCTTCAAGAAGCAAAAGACATTATTTATAATCATGCAGCTGTAAGACCTTCTGCAGTCAGTATGGAAAAAGTGAAAAAAAGCAGGGAAGCAGTTGAACGTATTGTAAAGGAAAAAAGGGTTGTTTATGGGATTACAACCGGGTTTGGAAAATTCAGTGATGTATGGATTGATACGGAAAACGTAGAAGAACTGCAGCTCAATTTGATTCATTCTCATGCCTGCGGGGTAGGGGAGTCATTTCCGGAAAAGGTCTCCAGGGGTATGCTGCTGCTTCGTGCGAATGCATTACTAAAGGGATTTTCAGGGGTTCGTCCTGTTATTATTGAAAGACTATTAGATATGGTGAATGCAGGGATACACCCTGTCGTTCCTCAACAAGGGTCACTTGGCGCAAGCGGCGATTTAGCACCGCTGTCCCATTTGGTTCTTGGGCTATTAGGTGAGGGAGAAGTTTTTTATAAAGGAAATAAAGTGGACGCCGCCTATGCATTCAGCCAGGAAGGACTTGAACCGGTAACGCTTCAGGCGAAGGAGGGGCTTGCTCTCATTAACGGCACACAGGCTATGACAGCTATGGGTGTGGTTAATTATCTAGAAGCAGAGCAATTGGCAAAACAAAGTGAATGGATTGCAGCTACAACAATAGAGGGATTAAGAGGAATCATTGATGCATTTGATGAGGATGTCCATGTTGCGAGGGGCTATCAGCAGCAGGTCGATGTGGCGAAAAGAATGAGCCATTATCTTTCAGGAAGCAAACTGACAACAAAACAAGGTGAACTAAGAGTGCAGGATGCCTATTCTTTAAGATGTATTCCGCAAGTTCACGGAGCTTCCTGGCAGGCACTTGATTACGTAAAAGAAAAGCTGCTTATCGAAATGAATGCTGCAACAGACAATCCTCTTATATTTGACGATGGAGAAAAAGTCATTTCAGGAGGGAATTTTCATGGCCAGCCGATTGCTTTTGCAATGGATTTTATGAAAATTGCCATTGCGGAGCTTGCTAATATTTCCGAAAGAAGGATAGAAAGATTGGTGAATCCGCAGCTTAACGATTTGCCAGCCTTTTTAAGCCCTCAGCCAGGATTGCAGTCAGGAGCCATGATCATGCAATATGCAGCAGCTTCACTTGTATCAGAAAATAAGACACTTGCCCATCCGGCCAGTGTGGACTCTATTCCTTCGTCTGCAAATCAAGAGGATCATGTCAGTATGGGAACCATTGCGGCGAGGCACGCCTATCAAATTCTGCAGAACGCGAGAAGAGTGCTTGCGATTGAATGGATCTGTGCAATGCAGGCAGTCGAACATAGAGGGTTGGATAAAATGGCAGAAGCCACACGTTCATTTTTCAACCTAGGAAGACAGGTTGTCCCAGCTATTGATAAAGACAGGGTGTTCTCAAAAGATATTGAGGCAGCTGCCAAATGGATGGAAGACGACCTTCTAAGCGAGGCTCATTCTTGA
- a CDS encoding acyl-CoA thioesterase, whose amino-acid sequence MTERPTKKMSETLTVHTTHVLPPDTNNHGTLFGGKLMAYIDNVASITATKMARSPVVTASTDSVDFIKPIRVGDAVKLEAMVTYTGRSSMEIFVKITSEHLLTGKKSIAALSFLTFVALNEQGQPTQIPMVVPETEEERWLNDTAKVRAEHRKRRKKESEQLASYFSHD is encoded by the coding sequence ATGACAGAAAGACCGACTAAAAAAATGTCTGAAACTTTAACTGTACATACAACCCACGTACTCCCGCCTGATACCAATAATCACGGAACCTTATTTGGCGGTAAGTTGATGGCCTATATTGATAATGTGGCTTCCATTACTGCAACCAAAATGGCACGTTCACCTGTCGTTACTGCTTCCACTGACTCCGTGGACTTTATTAAACCTATTCGTGTCGGTGATGCGGTTAAACTGGAAGCAATGGTTACGTATACCGGAAGAAGCTCCATGGAGATATTTGTAAAAATTACATCGGAACATTTATTAACAGGGAAGAAGTCCATTGCAGCTTTATCATTTCTCACCTTTGTCGCTCTTAATGAGCAGGGCCAGCCAACGCAAATTCCAATGGTGGTTCCTGAGACAGAAGAAGAGCGCTGGTTAAATGACACAGCAAAGGTACGGGCTGAACATCGTAAAAGAAGAAAAAAGGAAAGTGAACAATTAGCCTCTTATTTTTCACATGATTAA
- a CDS encoding exo-beta-N-acetylmuramidase NamZ domain-containing protein, with amino-acid sequence MAQKLNELKLPGVLFRSTYFTSTTSKYIGKLSGGVQIHVTNRNVYQSVETGIAIVKTIHDLYPEQFSFLPEDKNGVSYFDELIGNGWVRKAINNGSSLEEIVKRCNEETRKFKQTRKKYLLYK; translated from the coding sequence TTGGCACAAAAATTAAATGAATTAAAACTTCCAGGTGTTTTATTTAGAAGTACATACTTTACTTCAACTACTTCTAAGTACATCGGCAAGCTTTCAGGTGGAGTTCAAATTCATGTTACAAACAGGAATGTTTATCAATCAGTAGAGACAGGCATTGCCATTGTGAAAACCATTCACGACCTTTACCCCGAACAGTTTTCCTTTCTTCCAGAGGATAAAAATGGTGTCTCTTACTTTGACGAATTAATAGGGAATGGCTGGGTACGAAAGGCTATTAACAACGGAAGCTCACTAGAAGAAATTGTAAAACGGTGCAATGAAGAAACGAGAAAATTCAAGCAGACACGGAAAAAATACCTGCTGTATAAGTGA